The sequence GCTCGGCGATCCCGGCACGCGCGCTGACGACAGTATCCTGCTGTCAGCCCGTTCCGCGCCCGATCTGGCCACCACTTCCTTGTAGCGGTTTAGGTAGCTGTCATACAGCGCCTGCGACGCCTGCGCCTTGCGGTTGAGATCATCGAGCGCGATCATCGCGCCGTTGTTCACCGCGAGTTTGCCCGTGGCACCGCCGAGGCTGGCTTCAAGCGAACCCATCCGCGATTCCGATGCGTGCGCTTTTGCCTCGAAAGCCGAAAGAGTCCGGCTCGTTTCCGCGGCGATCTGGGAATCCAGCGCCGCCAACTGGTTGCGCGCGGCAATGAGTTCGGGATTGGTCTCGAGATCCCGCGTTGCCAGATCGGCCACCTTCACCGCAAGTTCGCCCCGTTGCGCACGCAAGGCGGCGATCACCGGCGCAGACTGCGTGTCCCCTGCGGCACCGCCGCCTGCGACGACCTGACGGCGGGCAGCGTTGTAAGCCGCACGGTCGCGCGCGGCATCGGAGCGGGCAATGGCAACCTGTTGATTGTAGGTCGATATTTCCTGCTCGGTCAGCGCGGTGCCATTAGTGCTCAGTAAGTTGTTGGCGATACGGTAGCGTTGCACCGCGCCGAAGTCGGTCTGCGCCTGCACTCGCAACTGCTCGATCCGCGTGCTCAGACTTGCGATAAGCTTCTCATTCTCGGCCTTTTTCGCGCCGACCTGATAATCGAGATAGGTTGCAGCATAACCGTTGGTAATCTTGGCAGCGCGAGCGGCGTCGTCGTCCGTGAAACTGATCTGAAGAGCATAGGCCGTCGTCACGATGCGGCTGATATCCAGCCCCTTGGTCAGGTAATCGATGGCCATCTCGCGGCCCTCGGCAGGCTTGATCGCGCCGGGAACGAGCGAGGCGCCAATGCCGAGCGCGCGTTTTACTGATGCCAGCGGACCGGACTTTGACTGAACGCGCTCCATGAAATCGCTGTCGTCATCAAGCTTCAGCCGGTCGAACACCTGCCCGGCCAGCGCCCGCGATTGCAGGATCTGAATTTCGGTATCGACCTGATCGGTACGCAGGCCTGCGGCGTCGGGAGCGGAATTGGCTGCCTCCTGAATGACTTGCGCGCCGGGCGCAATCGTCCGCACTTCCACCACCGCATGGGGCGTATATTGCCGGGGGATCAGCATCGTCACCAGAACGGCAAGCGCCACGCAGAGCGCAATTACCCGGGCAATCAGCCACAACCGCCGCCTGAGCACGGTGAAGATCGCATCCATGTCGATCCGGTCGCTTTGCGCATCGGAACGAACTGCAAGGAATCCTCCGCTGGACCCGATGGCCACCGCGCTTCCGGAATATCGTTCGGGCAGATTCATTCTTTACGTCCTGTTTGCCGCTCAGAGCCGGCGGGTGAGCGAAATGCTGAAACGTGAGGCGGCAAAGCTGCCGAGAAAGATGGAATTGCCAGCACGGCGGCGATGACCGCCTGCAGAGACGTTCACCTCGGTCGACCGGCCGATGTTCCAGACGACCTGCACCGAACCGTCCTGCCGTGCGCTCTGGCTGCTGAGTTGCGGCTGTGCCGAGGCGGCGGGATAGCGGTCCCACGAAGCGCTACCTTCGAACCGCAAACCGACGTTGCGCAAGACCTCGTAGTCGGCGCGCGCACTGATGGTGCGGGTGATGATGTCGGCCTGCCCCGGCACACCGCTGCCGCGAAACTGCTGGGCTGCGCTGATCCGTAGACTGATGAGGCGCGTGGGATACCAGTCTGCCGCGCCTTCGATGTCGAACCGGCGGGAGCGCACGAGCGCCGAGTTGACGTAGTTACGATCCTGATATCGCAGCCCTGCCTGGACTACGAACAGATGTCCGAAATCCTTGCGTGCCCCTACCTGCAGGCCCCAGGTATCAGAGGCAAAGCTGGGGATACCGGCGGCAAAATCAGTGCCGCTAGCCTGCCCCAACTGCCGGATTCGGCCATAGCTGGGCACCAGATAGACGTCGAAATCCGGTGCCAGCGAATAAGTGACGCGCAGGCGCACACCAGCTTGCGACCGGTTGCGATAGCTCTGTGACACGGCGATGCTGTCCGGCAGGCCGGTCAGGTCAAGAACACCGGGCGCAAGAAGGTCCGCCGGATCGAGCGTCAATGGCCGGTATCTGTCCTGCGTGTATTCGGCATCAAGCAAAACGCTAGCCCGACCGAACTTCATGCCAAGATCGGCACCCGCAGCAAAACGATTGAATAGCGAAGGCCCGAAGCCGAAGTAGTCGAGAACGGCCAAGCCGTTCGCGCCGGGCGGCTCGGCCTGCCTCAGGTATGCTACCCGCCCGGCCACGACAGTATTGCTGCCAAGGTCGATTCTGCCGCGAGTGGCTACTCTGAACTCTTCGCGGTTCAATCGGTGGATCGAGACGAAGCGCGTAAAGCGCGCCGATGCTTCGACCACCAGGGCGTTGCGCGACCAATCGCTCGACACTGCAATGGCCGGTGCCAGATCGAATGCCACGTCACCCACGTCTACAAGGGCCGGATTGATGACCTGCGCCAGCGCACCCGCAATGACATCGGCGGGCAACACGATGCCGAACTGATCAGACAGGTTTCCGACAGCGGTGCCGATCACGGTCAGCAAAGGCAGAGACTGGCCTCGATCGGTCCAATTGTCGTCACTATGCGCCCGCACAGTCACGCTTGGAGCAACGACGAAACTGCCCAGCCTGTGCGGCACAGGCTCATACCCCGGTTGCCTGCGGTTTCCCGCGACGTTCTGGAGAAAATAAGGGCCATCCGGGTTGAGGCCGGGCGTGGTCATGGTTGCCCTTGGCTCTGCATTGCTGCCAAAGGCCGGTCGCGGCAACGCCCCGTCAACAGGTCCGCTGCCAAGCGGCTCGACGATACGGTCCGTGGTATCCGCTGCGCCGGAAACAACGGCCGGTTCCGCTTGCACAGTCAGCGATTGGGTCGCCTGGGCGAGAGCAGGATGTGCAAAGCCCGCAGCAAAAATG is a genomic window of Novosphingobium sp. MMS21-SN21R containing:
- a CDS encoding Wzz/FepE/Etk N-terminal domain-containing protein is translated as MNLPERYSGSAVAIGSSGGFLAVRSDAQSDRIDMDAIFTVLRRRLWLIARVIALCVALAVLVTMLIPRQYTPHAVVEVRTIAPGAQVIQEAANSAPDAAGLRTDQVDTEIQILQSRALAGQVFDRLKLDDDSDFMERVQSKSGPLASVKRALGIGASLVPGAIKPAEGREMAIDYLTKGLDISRIVTTAYALQISFTDDDAARAAKITNGYAATYLDYQVGAKKAENEKLIASLSTRIEQLRVQAQTDFGAVQRYRIANNLLSTNGTALTEQEISTYNQQVAIARSDAARDRAAYNAARRQVVAGGGAAGDTQSAPVIAALRAQRGELAVKVADLATRDLETNPELIAARNQLAALDSQIAAETSRTLSAFEAKAHASESRMGSLEASLGGATGKLAVNNGAMIALDDLNRKAQASQALYDSYLNRYKEVVARSGAERADSRILSSARVPGSPSSPNLVLNLALGTAVGLLLGVAAAILAESNFRGLTTGDDVERQIGLSFFGGVPLFHSASPHEATALQTIAAHPGDIYSESVRSVLASLRQSNNSRNQVIAITSALPGEGKSTLAVSLARVAGLSGERVAIIDADAIRGSVAGLYGVPAGAPGLHELFGKKVDLDAARHVDPVDNVAVFAIGSPFAEGERLTEKGRIQKLVAKLRERYDLIILDCPPLLPIAEARELVTIADNVLIVARWRESTDGAVRAAIKLLPLQTISHIGVALNGIDLRKKLQLGGNDATAFYNRYKSYYRSETA
- a CDS encoding outer membrane beta-barrel protein, whose amino-acid sequence is MTTPGLNPDGPYFLQNVAGNRRQPGYEPVPHRLGSFVVAPSVTVRAHSDDNWTDRGQSLPLLTVIGTAVGNLSDQFGIVLPADVIAGALAQVINPALVDVGDVAFDLAPAIAVSSDWSRNALVVEASARFTRFVSIHRLNREEFRVATRGRIDLGSNTVVAGRVAYLRQAEPPGANGLAVLDYFGFGPSLFNRFAAGADLGMKFGRASVLLDAEYTQDRYRPLTLDPADLLAPGVLDLTGLPDSIAVSQSYRNRSQAGVRLRVTYSLAPDFDVYLVPSYGRIRQLGQASGTDFAAGIPSFASDTWGLQVGARKDFGHLFVVQAGLRYQDRNYVNSALVRSRRFDIEGAADWYPTRLISLRISAAQQFRGSGVPGQADIITRTISARADYEVLRNVGLRFEGSASWDRYPAASAQPQLSSQSARQDGSVQVVWNIGRSTEVNVSAGGHRRRAGNSIFLGSFAASRFSISLTRRL